One Vibrio quintilis DNA segment encodes these proteins:
- a CDS encoding ferredoxin reductase family protein, giving the protein MLKLTLLLIVLWFPALLSGLEDAGNFYYWRYQLIMLTGIIGTGYMGIASLLAVRFTWTEKLVKGLDKGYAIHKKLGIGAAVALIAHWLLIKSAKWLIAAGWIEKRVHHHREVEGINWHSLAKDTGEYTFYILLVFVLISLISLISYRQFKYIHKVAGLLMIAGAFHSVFFLDWSLPSAGIDAVIVMICVAGVGSALLSLSGRIGSRKKVSGEVTHVERFVPDGGENRVIHFIVQLTSSLRYREGQFCYLNFHDGESPHPFSVLNYDPLGNRLEFAVKELGDYTRNMVETLKTGQPVTVEGGYGHFQIPETDHQVWVGAGIGIVPFISRLYWLNRQAGRQKRPELIHLFYCVRAEKEAFFIKEIKRLTDQLDYIQLHLSDADKGVFLSAPDITEKMAGKSFDVSFCGPDSFGRQLAEALQQWGLPASAFQRELFKMR; this is encoded by the coding sequence ATGCTGAAATTAACGCTATTACTCATCGTCCTGTGGTTCCCTGCATTGTTATCCGGATTAGAAGATGCCGGTAATTTTTATTACTGGCGATATCAGCTGATTATGCTGACCGGGATTATAGGGACAGGGTATATGGGCATAGCTTCTTTGCTTGCCGTGCGGTTTACGTGGACTGAAAAACTGGTGAAAGGGCTGGATAAAGGATATGCCATTCACAAAAAACTGGGCATTGGTGCCGCAGTCGCACTGATTGCCCACTGGTTATTGATTAAAAGTGCCAAATGGCTGATTGCGGCCGGATGGATTGAAAAAAGAGTGCATCATCACCGCGAAGTGGAAGGGATTAACTGGCATTCACTGGCCAAAGATACCGGAGAATATACTTTTTATATTCTGCTGGTCTTTGTGTTGATCAGCCTGATAAGTTTAATCAGCTACCGGCAGTTTAAGTACATTCACAAAGTGGCGGGGTTGTTGATGATTGCCGGGGCATTTCATTCTGTGTTCTTTCTGGACTGGAGCCTGCCTTCGGCAGGGATTGATGCGGTGATTGTGATGATTTGTGTGGCTGGCGTTGGCAGTGCGCTGCTTTCACTGAGTGGCAGAATTGGCAGCAGGAAAAAAGTATCTGGTGAAGTCACGCATGTGGAACGGTTTGTGCCGGACGGAGGCGAAAACCGGGTGATTCATTTTATCGTTCAGCTCACATCGTCACTCCGGTACCGGGAAGGGCAGTTCTGTTATCTCAATTTTCATGATGGTGAATCACCACATCCGTTCTCCGTGCTGAATTATGATCCGCTGGGCAACCGGCTGGAGTTTGCTGTGAAAGAGCTGGGAGATTATACCCGCAATATGGTGGAGACGCTGAAAACAGGCCAGCCGGTGACGGTGGAAGGCGGTTACGGACACTTTCAGATTCCGGAAACAGACCATCAGGTCTGGGTGGGTGCCGGAATCGGGATTGTGCCATTTATCTCCCGTTTGTACTGGCTAAACCGGCAGGCAGGCCGGCAAAAACGGCCTGAGCTGATTCATCTGTTTTATTGTGTCCGCGCAGAGAAAGAAGCTTTTTTTATCAAAGAAATCAAACGGCTGACCGATCAGCTGGATTATATTCAGCTGCATTTATCCGATGCGGATAAAGGTGTGTTTTTATCGGCACCGGACATCACTGAAAAAATGGCCGGAAAATCATTTGATGTCAGTTTTTGCGGGCCGGACTCATTCGGCCGGCAACTGGCCGAAGCGTTGCAACAGTGGGGTTTACCTGCTTCAGCATTTCAGCGCGAATTGTTTAAGATGCGCTAG